CAGAGTTCAGGGTCAACTTTTGCCAGGGTGTCTTTCGCGGAAAACATGGGGAATGCCTCAAGCCATTGAAAAGGGCGTGAATTTTATCACGCCGGAAGCTCATCAAGGGCGCCTGGCGCCAGATGATCGGTTTCGGCCCAGCTTTCGATGTGCCAGCGGCCGTCGACCGTTGCGATCCAGTTGAGGCCGGCATTCGGGATCAGGAAATCGCGCTGCATCTCGAGGCTGTTGCCGCGCACGAAGCGGTTGATGATGTCGAGCACGCCGCCATGCAGCACGACCGCCACCGTCTGGCCGGCATGTGCCGCGGCAATTGTCTGCAGCTTACCGGTGACGCGCGCGAACATCACTTGCAGGCTCTCGCCGTTTTCGAAGGCGTAGTCGGCATTGCGCCCTTCAAATGCGGCGTAACCGTCGGGAAACTTCTGCTGCGCCTCGGCGTAGGTCAGGCCTTCGAACACGCCATAACGCCGTTCGCGCATCTCCGGCGCAGCGTGCGGCACCAGACCGAGAGCCGAACCTATCGCCTGCGCCGTCGTCCAGGCACGCTTGAGATCGCTGCTGTAAAGGGCGACAATGCCGGTCCCCTGCAGCCAGCGACCGGCCGCCTCGGCCTGGCGCACGCCATTTTCGTTGAGCCCGATATCGATCTGCCCCTGGATGCGGCGCTCGGCATTCCATTCGGTCTCGCCGTGTCGCACCAGGCAGATGCGGGTCGGCTGGCTTGTAGGGATTTCCACCATGGTTGCTGCGCACCCTTCGCTGTAAATTTGGCCCAATGGGATTTCCATCAACCCCGGACACTTCAGAAGCCGGGAATTTTATCAACCGAGGAGGACTTTTCGTGACCCTTCTGCTCAAGCTCTCGCAGCTGATCGACTGGCTCAACGAGCGGGTCGGCAAAGCAGCGTTCTGGCTGGTACTGCTGATGACCATCTTCAGCGCCGGCAATGCCACCGTCCGTTTCATCTTCAACTACAGTTCCAACGGCCTGCTGGAAATCCAGTGGTACCTGTTTGCCGCTGTCTTCATCCTGTGTTCGCCCTATACCCTGCAAAAGAACGAGCACGTCCGCATCGACGTGCTGGCCGGCAAATTGTCGCCCAAGGGCCAGGCCGTGATCGACATCATCGGCACCCTGTTCTTCCTGCTGCCCATGGTCATCGTCGTGCTCTGGCTGTCGCTGCCCCTGGTCGCTGAATCCTACAGGATCAACGAAATGTCCTCCAATGCCGGCGGCCTGATTCGCTGGCCGGTCAAGGTGCTGCTGCCGATCGGCTTCACGCTGCTCGCCCTGCAGGGCATTTCCGAACTGATCAAGCGCATCGCCTTCCTGGCCGGCCTGATCGAAGACCCGAACAACAAGGCAAAGGGTCCGACCCCCGAAGAAGAACTGGCTGCCGCCATTGCCGCCGCCAATGCCAAGGAGGCCAAATAATGGAATGGATTATCGGCAACATGGCGCCACTGATGTTCGGCGCCCTCGTCCTCTTCCTGCTTTTCGGCTACCCGGTCGCCTTCGCGCTGGCCGCCAACGGCATCGTCTTCGGCCTGCTCGGCATCGAACTGGGCCTGCTCCAGCCGGCGCTGTTCCAGGCGCTGCCGGAGCGCATCTTCGGCATCATGGCCAATGACACGCTGCTCGCCATCCCCTTCTTCACCTTCATGGGGCTGGTTCTGGAGCGATCCGGCATGGCGGAAGACCTGCTCGACACGATCGGCCAGCTGTTCGGTCCGATGCGTGGCGGCCTG
The DNA window shown above is from Quatrionicoccus australiensis and carries:
- a CDS encoding histidine phosphatase family protein, producing MVEIPTSQPTRICLVRHGETEWNAERRIQGQIDIGLNENGVRQAEAAGRWLQGTGIVALYSSDLKRAWTTAQAIGSALGLVPHAAPEMRERRYGVFEGLTYAEAQQKFPDGYAAFEGRNADYAFENGESLQVMFARVTGKLQTIAAAHAGQTVAVVLHGGVLDIINRFVRGNSLEMQRDFLIPNAGLNWIATVDGRWHIESWAETDHLAPGALDELPA
- a CDS encoding TRAP transporter small permease subunit — protein: MTLLLKLSQLIDWLNERVGKAAFWLVLLMTIFSAGNATVRFIFNYSSNGLLEIQWYLFAAVFILCSPYTLQKNEHVRIDVLAGKLSPKGQAVIDIIGTLFFLLPMVIVVLWLSLPLVAESYRINEMSSNAGGLIRWPVKVLLPIGFTLLALQGISELIKRIAFLAGLIEDPNNKAKGPTPEEELAAAIAAANAKEAK